CGCCGGTGATCGAACTGAACCGCGCGGCGGCGCTGTCCAGGCGCGATGGCCCGCAGGCCGGGCTGACGTTGATCGAAGGGATTCTGGCCCGGGGCGAGTTGCTGGATTACCACCTGGCGCATTCGGCACGGGCAGAGTTTTGCCGGCAGTTGGGAAGGGTGGAAGAGGCGCGAGCGGCGTATCAGCGGGCGCTGGAATTGACACAGCAGGTGCCGGAACGGCGGTTTATCGAGGGGCGGCTCCGGGCGTTGGAGTGATGTGATTTCACCGGCCCCATCGCGGGCACCGCTATTCCAGCATCTTGCCCAATAACCAACTCCCCGCTGGCCCCGGCGGGTGCAAACGCGACCACAGCGCATCGACATACACCGGTTTTGGCCAGCCGCGCACTTTCAATTCCACCAACGAACCAGCCCCGAACCGCCCCACCAGCCATCGCGGCAACGGTGCCCAGCCGAACCCGCCCTGGGCCATTTCCAGCAGCATCAGGTAACTTGGCGCCGACCAGACCCGCCCCTTCGCGCGGCTTTCATACGGATTGACGATCGTCGCCAGACGCAGTTCGCGGTGCTGTTGCAGCACGTCCTGATCGATGTCGTTCAGCGTCGCCAATGGGTGCGCGTGGGACACGAACAGGGCGATTTCCGTGCGCTCGTCCACCGTCGAACTGACCAGGTCCGGCGGGTAGCTGTCCTGCATTTCGGCGAAGGCGACGTGCGCGCGGCCGCGTTGTACCAGTGCTACCAGGTCATCGCATTCGGCAATCAGGCATTCAAGTTCCAGGTCCGGGTAACGCTGCTCGAAAGCACTGAGCGCCGCTTCGAAACGGTCGGACTGGTAAGTGTCGGAAATCGCCACGGTCAACTTTGGCTCGATGCCTTGGGACAGTTGGCTGGCGGTCATTTCCAGACGGCTGGTGGCGGCCAGAATCTCCTCGGCCCGTTGCAGCATGACGTGCCCGGCCGGGGTCAGGCTCGGCTTGCGGCTGCTGCGGTCGAAGAGGACAAGGTTCAGGTCGATTTCCAGGCTCGCCACGGCGGCGCTGATGGTCGACTGACTGCGCCCGAGCTTGCGCGCCGCGGCGGAAAACGAGCCTTGGGTCGCGGCCTCTACAAACGCCAGCAACACTTCGTGGGAAGCCATGAACTATCGCCTTGATCGATGGTTATTGGTTATGAAGTATCGGTTCGATGGCAGATCATGGCAACCACAGTCACTCAGGGAGTCTGGCCATGAACGCCAACAAATCCATCACTGAACGCATCTTCCAGGCCATCGGTTTCGAGCTGCTGGCCGTTTTGATCTGTACCCCACTGCTGGCCTGGATCATGGACAAACCCATTTTGGAAATGGGCGTGGCAACCATGGCGATTGCAGCCCTTGCCCTGGCCTGGAACGTGGTCTTCAACGGCCTGTTCGACCGCATGCTCAAGCGCTTCGCCATTGTGCGTAACGCTTGGATCCGCGTGGTGCATGCGCTGTTGTTCGAAGGCGGGCTGGTGGCGTTTGGGGTGCCGTTGATTGCCTGGTGGCTGAAGATCAGCCTGTGGCAGGCGTTCCTGCTGGACATCGGCGTGCTGCTGTTTTTCCTGCCGTACACCT
The Pseudomonas sp. GR 6-02 genome window above contains:
- a CDS encoding LysR family transcriptional regulator, with the translated sequence MASHEVLLAFVEAATQGSFSAAARKLGRSQSTISAAVASLEIDLNLVLFDRSSRKPSLTPAGHVMLQRAEEILAATSRLEMTASQLSQGIEPKLTVAISDTYQSDRFEAALSAFEQRYPDLELECLIAECDDLVALVQRGRAHVAFAEMQDSYPPDLVSSTVDERTEIALFVSHAHPLATLNDIDQDVLQQHRELRLATIVNPYESRAKGRVWSAPSYLMLLEMAQGGFGWAPLPRWLVGRFGAGSLVELKVRGWPKPVYVDALWSRLHPPGPAGSWLLGKMLE
- a CDS encoding multidrug/biocide efflux PACE transporter, coding for MNANKSITERIFQAIGFELLAVLICTPLLAWIMDKPILEMGVATMAIAALALAWNVVFNGLFDRMLKRFAIVRNAWIRVVHALLFEGGLVAFGVPLIAWWLKISLWQAFLLDIGVLLFFLPYTYVYHWGYDVVRERLLLRRACEGY